From Methanobacterium congolense, one genomic window encodes:
- a CDS encoding DUF2096 domain-containing protein, with amino-acid sequence MSDLPAEQTWMVLVELLTDLRKKNVEISPAITEDIRMAKTTINFYKVNPTDPERIKEVGRINNFLTSLQETLMGLAEAQGKDYIDQWIEKLKRASRGETVYETHDKPSKFVVGAPSGFSMVRITFKKPQSEDRVQEIAEYHNVIIEFETDEIVVIYGDKENIQHSLKEMAPLFSE; translated from the coding sequence ATGAGCGATTTACCTGCAGAACAGACATGGATGGTGCTGGTTGAATTATTGACAGACCTTAGAAAGAAGAACGTTGAAATATCTCCCGCCATAACAGAAGATATAAGGATGGCAAAAACAACAATAAACTTCTACAAGGTCAACCCCACAGATCCAGAGCGCATAAAAGAAGTTGGAAGGATAAACAACTTTTTAACATCCCTCCAGGAAACTTTGATGGGACTTGCAGAGGCTCAAGGCAAGGATTACATTGATCAGTGGATAGAAAAACTTAAAAGAGCCTCCCGTGGAGAAACAGTATATGAAACACATGATAAACCATCCAAATTTGTTGTGGGAGCTCCATCTGGATTTTCAATGGTCAGAATCACATTTAAAAAACCCCAATCCGAGGACAGAGTTCAGGAAATTGCAGAGTACCACAACGTCATAATAGAATTTGAAACCGATGAAATCGTGGTGATCTACGGGGATAAAGAGAACATACAACACAGCCTCAAGGAGATGGCACCACTCTTTAGTGAGTGA
- a CDS encoding DUF749 domain-containing protein: protein MFVASLAGIFKFNELPEKYGPFVQYKASIEKREIKDTDEIAILNISGTESNHVLFLDSYENVKQIEEELKEADAEINYHTKKILEGHL, encoded by the coding sequence ATGTTCGTTGCAAGTCTTGCGGGAATATTCAAATTCAATGAACTGCCTGAAAAATACGGGCCATTTGTACAGTACAAAGCATCAATAGAAAAAAGAGAAATTAAAGATACTGATGAAATAGCAATACTCAACATAAGCGGTACTGAAAGCAACCACGTGCTTTTCCTGGATTCATACGAAAATGTGAAACAGATAGAAGAAGAGTTAAAGGAAGCAGATGCTGAGATAAATTACCACACCAAAAAAATATTGGAAGGACACTTATGA
- the hdrB gene encoding CoB--CoM heterodisulfide reductase subunit B, whose protein sequence is MAFAYFLGCIMNNRYPGIEKSTRILMDKLGIEIKDMEGASCCPAPGVFGSFDKTTWAAIAARNLTIAEDMDMDIMTECNGCFGSLFESNHLLKEDEEFKGKINGILSEVDREFKGDVNVRHFAEILYNDVGVEKLTETFTKPLNLNVAVHYGCHFLKPSAEIGVDDPMKPTILDELVEATGAKSVPYKDKMMCCGAGGGLRARDLDVTLDYTKEKLDNMTEAGVDAIVNICPFCHLQFDVGQTEVNKKYGTNFQIPVFHLAQLYGLAMGLKPEELTVDAHLISTDPAIAKLDVITGGE, encoded by the coding sequence ATGGCATTTGCATATTTCTTAGGATGTATAATGAACAACAGGTACCCTGGAATCGAGAAATCAACCAGGATCCTCATGGATAAACTCGGAATTGAAATCAAGGACATGGAAGGAGCATCCTGCTGCCCAGCACCAGGTGTTTTCGGTTCATTCGACAAAACCACATGGGCTGCAATAGCTGCAAGGAACCTAACCATAGCTGAAGACATGGACATGGACATCATGACCGAATGTAACGGATGCTTCGGATCCTTATTCGAAAGCAACCACCTCCTTAAAGAAGATGAAGAGTTCAAAGGAAAAATCAACGGTATACTCTCTGAAGTTGATAGGGAATTCAAGGGAGACGTCAACGTAAGGCACTTTGCAGAAATCCTCTACAACGATGTAGGTGTTGAAAAACTCACAGAAACCTTCACAAAACCATTAAACCTCAACGTTGCAGTTCACTACGGCTGCCACTTCCTCAAACCAAGTGCAGAAATTGGTGTCGACGACCCAATGAAACCAACCATACTTGACGAACTCGTTGAAGCAACCGGTGCAAAATCTGTACCATACAAGGACAAAATGATGTGCTGTGGAGCAGGCGGAGGTTTAAGGGCAAGAGACCTTGACGTAACACTTGACTACACCAAAGAAAAACTCGACAACATGACAGAAGCAGGAGTAGACGCAATAGTAAACATCTGCCCATTCTGCCACTTACAGTTCGATGTTGGTCAGACAGAGGTCAACAAAAAATACGGAACAAACTTCCAGATACCAGTTTTCCACCTTGCACAGCTCTACGGACTTGCAATGGGATTAAAACCAGAAGAGCTGACAGTTGATGCTCACCTCATAAGCACAGACCCAGCTATCGCAAAACTGGACGTTATAACTGGTGGAGAATAA
- the hdrC gene encoding CoB--CoM heterodisulfide reductase subunit C, protein MLTGDENPEKESTEKSVEQSESEVKTEKPMEEKQETVKESVSKNNEIKSNETIKKDVEPSVAEPSVEEITDKEPEKPKEQAEEKPEKQEPVEEKIETDTKITKETAKTEKSNEEESEKVSVREEEPEKPKTERSGIMTLLEGREKDTITRADIDENFKQEIMDAGAESVAVCFQCGTCSGACPSGRRTPYKIRQVVRKAVMGLKEEVISDDTIWMCTTCYECQERCPRGIKIVDVVKAIRNQAAHAGYMAPAHKATGSFVIKTGHGVPINDATKALRKSVGLNELPPTTHEFPEALEEVQKITKLTGFDSLIGYNWETGELE, encoded by the coding sequence ATGTTAACTGGGGATGAAAACCCCGAAAAGGAATCAACAGAGAAATCAGTGGAACAATCAGAGTCAGAAGTGAAAACAGAGAAACCAATGGAAGAAAAACAAGAAACAGTCAAGGAATCAGTTTCCAAAAATAATGAAATTAAATCTAATGAAACCATCAAAAAAGATGTTGAACCTTCAGTTGCTGAGCCTTCAGTTGAAGAAATAACTGATAAAGAACCCGAGAAACCTAAAGAGCAAGCAGAAGAAAAACCAGAAAAACAAGAACCAGTGGAAGAAAAAATAGAAACTGATACAAAGATAACAAAAGAAACAGCAAAAACAGAGAAATCAAATGAAGAAGAATCAGAGAAGGTATCAGTAAGGGAAGAAGAACCTGAAAAACCCAAAACTGAAAGGAGTGGTATTATGACTTTACTTGAAGGAAGAGAAAAAGATACTATAACCCGTGCAGATATAGACGAAAATTTCAAACAGGAAATCATGGACGCTGGCGCAGAATCTGTGGCAGTATGTTTCCAGTGTGGTACATGCTCAGGAGCATGTCCTTCCGGAAGAAGAACCCCATACAAAATAAGGCAAGTTGTAAGAAAGGCAGTAATGGGCCTTAAAGAAGAAGTCATATCTGATGACACAATCTGGATGTGCACAACCTGCTACGAATGCCAGGAAAGATGCCCAAGGGGAATCAAAATCGTGGACGTTGTTAAAGCTATAAGGAACCAGGCAGCACATGCAGGATACATGGCACCTGCACACAAAGCAACAGGATCATTCGTTATAAAAACAGGTCACGGTGTACCTATAAACGATGCAACCAAAGCTTTAAGGAAAAGCGTGGGCTTAAATGAATTACCACCAACCACACACGAATTCCCAGAAGCACTTGAAGAAGTCCAGAAAATAACCAAACTCACAGGATTCGACAGTCTCATAGGATACAACTGGGAAACTGGAGAATTAGAATAA
- a CDS encoding archaeosine tRNA-ribosyltransferase: MLEITLHDGPARLGKYNGAQTPSTLKPDSLPLLKDEPMPYNVPKALAEWSVNETVKNARQSGENGIAVIQGSKYPDLRVKCAQELEELGNSVFLVANSEELMRRPMDLVEMMVTLRGALNPNSAIYFPFTDVSFIPLLAYLGADFFSEDSCRFYANLDTMLTPTADYDTDSYKIYEMEPEELVEYNKKSMDFVLREVREHIKNGTLRNLVEERCCTSPEAMTALRILDRDHQDFLERYTQMY; this comes from the coding sequence ATGCTTGAAATAACTTTACACGATGGCCCTGCAAGACTTGGAAAATATAATGGTGCTCAAACACCATCAACCCTGAAACCCGATTCATTACCTCTCTTGAAGGATGAACCAATGCCCTACAACGTTCCGAAAGCCCTTGCTGAATGGTCAGTGAATGAGACCGTGAAAAATGCCCGTCAAAGTGGTGAAAATGGAATTGCAGTCATACAAGGGTCGAAGTATCCGGATCTGAGGGTTAAATGTGCCCAGGAACTTGAAGAACTTGGAAACAGTGTTTTTCTGGTTGCAAACTCTGAAGAGCTTATGAGAAGGCCAATGGATCTGGTGGAGATGATGGTAACGTTAAGGGGTGCTCTGAATCCAAATTCAGCCATTTACTTCCCCTTCACAGACGTTTCATTCATTCCACTTCTAGCTTACCTGGGTGCTGACTTCTTCTCAGAGGATTCCTGTAGATTCTACGCAAACCTGGACACAATGCTGACACCTACAGCAGACTATGACACAGATAGTTACAAGATCTATGAAATGGAACCTGAAGAACTTGTAGAATACAACAAAAAATCAATGGACTTCGTTTTAAGAGAGGTTCGCGAGCACATTAAAAATGGAACCCTCAGAAACCTTGTGGAGGAACGCTGCTGCACCTCACCTGAAGCAATGACTGCCCTCAGGATACTAGATAGGGATCATCAGGATTTCCTTGAAAGGTACACTCAGATGTACTGA
- a CDS encoding class I SAM-dependent methyltransferase yields the protein MSDKHGHKHHGKTSRDILSAEEVLKNVEIKKGDVFLDAGCGDGYISIAASKLVGEKGRVHSLDVYEKSIDSLKKEAQDEGITNINAEVADLTQKLPLEDDSIDVGIMANVMHGFAAEGEVPEVMNEIKRVIKPGGTFSLVEFRKIQSQRGPPYEIRLGPADVAEILSPYGFQIKEASEIGEYHYIVTALKK from the coding sequence ATGTCTGATAAACATGGACACAAACACCATGGTAAAACAAGTAGAGATATACTCAGTGCTGAAGAAGTTTTGAAGAACGTTGAAATCAAGAAGGGTGATGTCTTCCTTGATGCAGGCTGTGGGGACGGATACATATCAATAGCAGCATCAAAACTCGTTGGAGAAAAAGGAAGAGTACATTCACTGGATGTTTACGAAAAATCAATAGATTCTCTCAAAAAAGAAGCTCAAGATGAAGGAATAACCAACATCAATGCAGAGGTTGCAGATCTCACCCAAAAATTACCTTTAGAGGATGATTCAATTGATGTGGGTATTATGGCCAATGTTATGCACGGTTTTGCAGCAGAAGGTGAAGTCCCAGAGGTAATGAATGAGATAAAGAGGGTTATAAAGCCTGGAGGAACCTTTTCCCTTGTGGAATTCAGGAAGATCCAGAGCCAGCGCGGGCCACCATATGAAATAAGATTGGGTCCTGCAGATGTTGCTGAGATACTATCTCCATATGGATTCCAGATCAAAGAAGCATCCGAGATTGGAGAGTACCATTACATCGTAACTGCCCTTAAAAAATGA
- a CDS encoding ABC transporter permease: MKFLSIASKDIKELLRDRRGLFFILLFPMFFMLVFGFAFGGMGQSNTPHSIAVVNYDEGATVTYTNQTMNFGNNLTSVLEDVKYQNSDVHMFNITKTTEQNADKLLKQRDVDAEVIIPKDFSKASVALITNTIQSSTSSQSTVQTSSQSSAQSTVQSTQSAGTSTDNITAKVIIRGDTGYMGFGTAQGILTGVFQGYEDDIVTEVQNRIQGTPGAKPHQFIQTEVEGMPGTEAFTSFDFLAPGMIVFAILLLATSVAASLTREVNTGTLERLKMSKMKSFDLLFGSSIPWTLVAAAQVVILFAVAIAIGFHWQGSINSIVLAVVVGIIGGISSIALGMIIASFAKNERQASNLGTLITVPMSFLVGAFFQLPQVTIGNFMGQNFQIYDVLPWTHTLNALRSVLTYGSGWEAISYQVGMSVVLTAILFVIGVFLFSRTRLRAEK, translated from the coding sequence ATGAAATTTTTAAGCATAGCATCAAAGGACATAAAAGAACTTTTAAGGGACAGAAGGGGTCTCTTTTTTATCCTCCTTTTTCCAATGTTTTTCATGTTGGTGTTTGGATTTGCATTTGGAGGTATGGGTCAGAGCAACACTCCCCACAGCATTGCAGTTGTTAACTACGATGAAGGGGCCACCGTAACCTACACCAACCAAACCATGAACTTTGGAAACAACCTCACATCTGTACTTGAGGATGTGAAGTACCAGAACAGTGACGTGCACATGTTCAACATCACAAAAACCACGGAACAGAACGCTGACAAACTCCTGAAACAGAGGGATGTTGATGCAGAGGTCATAATACCAAAAGACTTCTCCAAGGCGAGTGTTGCACTCATAACCAACACCATACAGTCCAGCACATCCTCACAATCAACAGTTCAAACTTCATCACAGTCATCAGCCCAGTCAACAGTTCAATCAACCCAGTCTGCAGGAACTTCCACAGACAACATCACAGCAAAGGTGATAATCAGAGGAGATACGGGATACATGGGCTTTGGAACAGCTCAGGGAATTTTAACAGGTGTGTTCCAGGGTTATGAGGATGATATTGTGACTGAGGTGCAGAACAGGATCCAGGGAACACCTGGAGCCAAGCCCCATCAGTTCATCCAGACTGAGGTTGAGGGCATGCCTGGAACAGAGGCCTTCACAAGTTTCGACTTCCTTGCACCTGGAATGATAGTCTTTGCAATACTACTTCTTGCAACCAGTGTTGCAGCAAGCCTGACAAGGGAAGTGAATACAGGAACCCTTGAAAGACTCAAAATGTCCAAGATGAAATCATTCGACCTTCTATTTGGAAGTTCAATTCCATGGACACTCGTTGCAGCGGCCCAGGTTGTGATACTCTTTGCAGTGGCAATTGCCATTGGATTCCACTGGCAGGGAAGCATCAACTCAATAGTACTGGCAGTTGTAGTTGGTATAATAGGTGGAATTTCATCCATAGCACTTGGAATGATCATAGCATCCTTTGCAAAGAATGAAAGACAGGCATCAAATCTTGGAACCCTCATAACAGTACCAATGAGTTTCCTTGTTGGAGCGTTCTTCCAGCTGCCCCAGGTGACCATTGGAAACTTCATGGGCCAGAACTTCCAGATATACGATGTACTGCCCTGGACACACACACTCAATGCATTACGCTCAGTTCTGACCTACGGTAGTGGATGGGAGGCCATATCATATCAAGTTGGTATGAGTGTGGTTCTGACAGCCATACTATTTGTCATTGGAGTATTTTTATTCTCTAGGACAAGACTTAGAGCTGAAAAATAA
- a CDS encoding ABC transporter ATP-binding protein gives MEYSMEVKNLRKNYGDFVAVKDLNLKIRKGEVFGFLGPNGAGKTTSIRMMVGLLKPTSGEILINGAKIDDVERGKIGICPQELVLWENLTCRESLKLMGDMYEVPKDALKQRINNLLKDLFLEEKANTTVSNLSGGMKRRLNLAMAVIHEPEVVVLDEPSEGLDPQSRRVLWNYIKSLRDDEGKTVILTTHLMDEADSLSDRIAIIDHGELLRLDTPENLKKEIGEGDVVEMVLSDPEKNRKLVDELEKLDEIIAVLEVDGQVNIRAMNAVAKLPRIMESVEGIGVRIADLSVRQNTLEDVFIELTGTGLRE, from the coding sequence ATGGAATACAGTATGGAAGTCAAAAATCTCCGTAAAAACTATGGAGATTTTGTGGCAGTAAAGGATCTGAACCTGAAGATCCGTAAAGGAGAGGTTTTTGGATTTCTAGGCCCCAATGGGGCAGGCAAAACAACGTCCATCAGAATGATGGTTGGACTTTTAAAGCCCACAAGCGGTGAAATTCTCATAAACGGAGCGAAAATAGATGATGTTGAGAGGGGTAAAATTGGAATCTGTCCCCAGGAACTGGTTTTATGGGAAAACTTAACCTGCAGGGAAAGCCTTAAACTCATGGGTGACATGTACGAGGTACCAAAGGATGCTCTGAAACAGCGCATAAACAATCTCCTGAAGGACCTTTTCCTTGAGGAAAAAGCAAACACAACGGTTTCAAATTTATCTGGAGGTATGAAACGCAGGTTAAACCTTGCAATGGCAGTCATCCACGAACCAGAAGTGGTTGTACTTGATGAACCCTCTGAAGGATTAGATCCACAATCCCGAAGGGTACTATGGAATTACATAAAATCACTCCGTGATGATGAGGGTAAAACAGTCATACTCACAACACACCTCATGGATGAAGCAGACAGCCTCTCAGACAGGATAGCAATAATTGACCATGGAGAACTGCTGCGTCTGGACACTCCTGAAAACCTTAAAAAGGAGATAGGGGAAGGAGATGTGGTTGAGATGGTACTTTCAGATCCTGAAAAGAACCGGAAACTCGTGGATGAACTTGAAAAACTTGATGAGATCATTGCAGTTCTTGAAGTTGACGGCCAGGTGAACATAAGGGCAATGAATGCAGTTGCCAAACTCCCAAGAATAATGGAAAGTGTTGAAGGAATTGGAGTGCGCATAGCAGACCTATCCGTCCGTCAGAACACACTGGAAGATGTTTTCATAGAACTCACAGGCACAGGACTGAGGGAGTAA
- a CDS encoding TetR/AcrR family transcriptional regulator gives MDRKKEKRRNEILKAAEKLFFSKGYDGVSLDSIAREVDLGRSTLYLYFENKEDIFFAIVFRGSVIFNILVKSGVDKGEKATEKLMGFKDAYQRFSEDYPHYFQAINHFLSGRFDFHDRSVAEQEENFRNSMKEYYDEFKMDLEDGKLVSDIPVPWLSSVEYMNEILDLRGEILNLLRDSIKLAINEGTIRSDVDPTELIALLMIIMNGLDNMPPDIKNMLEINGVSTEQFSEDIWNYVMRMIL, from the coding sequence ATGGACAGAAAGAAAGAAAAGCGGAGAAATGAAATATTGAAGGCCGCAGAGAAATTGTTTTTCTCCAAAGGTTATGATGGGGTTTCACTGGACAGCATAGCTCGGGAAGTGGATCTGGGTAGATCAACTCTTTACCTTTACTTCGAAAACAAGGAAGATATCTTCTTTGCCATCGTGTTTCGTGGATCAGTGATATTTAATATTCTAGTAAAATCTGGTGTTGATAAGGGGGAAAAAGCTACTGAAAAACTTATGGGTTTTAAAGATGCCTATCAAAGGTTTTCAGAGGATTATCCACACTACTTCCAGGCAATCAACCACTTCCTCTCAGGAAGATTCGACTTTCATGACCGAAGCGTGGCTGAACAGGAAGAAAATTTCAGGAATTCCATGAAAGAATATTATGATGAATTTAAAATGGATTTAGAAGATGGAAAATTAGTTTCAGATATTCCAGTACCATGGCTTTCTTCTGTAGAATACATGAATGAGATCCTTGATCTGCGTGGTGAAATATTAAACCTCCTTAGAGATTCTATAAAATTGGCCATAAATGAGGGAACAATCCGATCAGACGTGGATCCCACTGAACTCATCGCACTTTTGATGATCATAATGAATGGTTTGGACAATATGCCTCCAGATATCAAAAATATGCTTGAAATCAACGGTGTAAGCACTGAACAATTTTCAGAGGATATCTGGAACTATGTGATGCGAATGATTTTGTGA